One stretch of Candidatus Hydrogenedentota bacterium DNA includes these proteins:
- a CDS encoding SDR family NAD(P)-dependent oxidoreductase: MTAGVALITGASRGIGKGIALALAAAGYHIAGMATKADPDNQESGLYRVKGEVEAHGVQFLPLAGNIAALDEHESLIAQSLSAFGRIDVLVNNAGVAPLERRDMMHCLPESFDRLTDINLRGPFFFTQGVARQMLRQVEKGTSVAPKIIFITSVSSRIVSTNRAEYCIR, from the coding sequence ATGACCGCAGGTGTTGCCCTTATTACGGGAGCAAGCAGAGGTATAGGTAAAGGTATTGCCTTGGCATTGGCAGCGGCGGGCTATCATATTGCCGGTATGGCAACAAAGGCAGATCCCGATAACCAAGAAAGTGGTCTGTATCGGGTCAAAGGCGAAGTGGAGGCCCACGGTGTACAATTCCTGCCGTTGGCAGGGAATATTGCTGCATTGGACGAACATGAAAGCTTGATCGCACAAAGTCTTTCCGCGTTTGGACGGATTGATGTGCTTGTTAATAATGCCGGGGTCGCGCCTTTAGAACGCCGTGATATGATGCACTGTCTTCCGGAAAGTTTTGATCGCCTCACCGATATTAATCTGCGCGGTCCATTCTTTTTCACACAAGGAGTGGCAAGACAAATGCTGCGACAAGTAGAAAAGGGGACGTCTGTAGCCCCCAAAATTATTTTTATTACCAGCGTCTCATCGCGTATTGTCAGCACCAACCGCGCTGAATACTGTATCAGATAA
- the lpxA gene encoding acyl-ACP--UDP-N-acetylglucosamine O-acyltransferase, translating to MTKIHPTAIIDPSAVLGENVEIGPYTIVEEHVQLGEGCVIGPHCVIGKGTHMGINNQTFSGAQIGVCPQDLKHLTDRIGRTVIGDHNIFRESVTVSSGTVYQEDDREKQTKIGDRCLFMACCHVAHDCNIGNRVVMANNSGLAGHVEVQDGAILGGLAGVHQFCRIGTMAFIGGMSRINMDALPYMIMEGHPARCYGPNVVGLTRNGFGKDAIMRIRRCFKLLYRSGLNTSQALKEIEKSIDDGDDKHVLIEFIRSSQRGILR from the coding sequence ATGACGAAAATACATCCAACAGCGATCATAGATCCCAGCGCCGTGCTGGGTGAAAATGTGGAGATAGGTCCTTATACGATTGTTGAAGAACATGTGCAGCTGGGAGAGGGTTGCGTCATTGGTCCCCATTGCGTCATTGGCAAAGGGACCCACATGGGCATCAACAACCAAACTTTCAGCGGCGCGCAAATCGGTGTTTGCCCCCAAGATCTCAAACATCTTACCGATCGCATCGGCCGGACAGTCATAGGCGACCACAACATATTTCGTGAAAGCGTTACAGTCAGCTCCGGGACGGTCTACCAAGAAGATGATAGGGAAAAACAAACCAAAATCGGGGATCGCTGTCTGTTTATGGCTTGCTGTCATGTGGCGCACGATTGCAACATCGGTAACCGCGTTGTGATGGCGAACAACAGCGGTCTTGCCGGGCATGTGGAAGTGCAAGATGGCGCGATTCTTGGCGGTTTGGCCGGTGTCCACCAGTTTTGCAGAATCGGTACCATGGCCTTTATCGGCGGCATGTCACGGATCAATATGGACGCTTTGCCGTATATGATCATGGAAGGTCATCCGGCGCGCTGTTACGGCCCCAATGTGGTTGGCTTAACCCGCAACGGCTTCGGCAAAGACGCGATCATGCGCATCCGCCGCTGCTTCAAACTACTCTATCGTTCCGGTTTAAATACTAGTCAGGCGCTAAAAGAAATCGAGAAAAGCATTGATGACGGCGATGATAAACACGTCTTAATTGAATTCATCCGCTCTTCTCAACGCGGCATTTTACGGTAA
- a CDS encoding NAD-dependent epimerase/dehydratase family protein: protein MDKRSILITGCGGFLGRFILDHYVRHYPDYHFFLLEQGSFLTNLKKRLETEYPSESNAGRFCVFEGDITRSDLGIDKGLRQRISDHTIAAIHLAALYHLAAPREVSMQINVAGTRHVLDFCSALRQLRRFAHVSTIAVAGTYRGIFDERDFDVGQGFKNYYEETKFLAEQLVRDYTSDFSTFIFRPAVVMGHSKTGFIDKVDGPYYLWVSLARRLLLIAPDSGPVRNNVAPVDFIAEALVELFEKETAIAGTAFTLIDPNPLSYNEFLDQSCACWPRRKPLLRLPYRYFAPLARWRFFEWISGIPWQAFQYADQDIRYTAPETTERLAALGVHCPPFTDYLPMLVQYFKDHLQDQALRRGNWRALLRQ from the coding sequence ATGGATAAACGGAGCATACTGATTACAGGCTGCGGCGGTTTCTTAGGCCGTTTTATTCTTGACCACTATGTACGGCACTATCCGGATTATCACTTCTTCTTACTGGAACAAGGTTCCTTTCTCACGAACTTAAAAAAACGACTTGAAACAGAGTATCCATCCGAAAGCAATGCCGGTCGTTTTTGTGTTTTCGAGGGAGATATTACCCGATCCGATTTGGGTATTGATAAGGGACTGCGCCAACGCATATCCGATCACACCATAGCCGCCATTCACTTGGCGGCACTCTACCATCTCGCCGCTCCGCGGGAAGTGTCCATGCAAATCAATGTGGCAGGCACACGCCATGTCCTTGATTTTTGCAGCGCCTTAAGACAATTGCGTCGTTTTGCCCATGTCAGCACCATTGCCGTAGCGGGCACATACCGGGGCATCTTTGATGAACGGGATTTCGATGTGGGGCAAGGTTTCAAAAACTACTACGAGGAAACTAAATTTCTGGCAGAACAATTGGTTCGTGACTATACAAGCGATTTCTCCACCTTTATCTTTCGACCTGCCGTGGTGATGGGTCATAGCAAAACTGGCTTCATCGATAAAGTGGACGGGCCTTATTATCTTTGGGTCAGTCTGGCGCGACGTCTGCTGCTCATCGCTCCTGACAGCGGTCCCGTGCGGAATAATGTGGCGCCTGTTGATTTTATTGCGGAAGCTTTGGTGGAACTCTTCGAGAAAGAAACAGCAATTGCCGGCACCGCCTTCACGCTCATCGATCCTAATCCGCTCAGCTACAACGAATTTCTTGATCAGTCCTGCGCATGTTGGCCGCGCAGGAAGCCTTTGCTGCGGCTGCCCTATCGTTATTTTGCGCCCTTGGCACGGTGGCGTTTTTTTGAATGGATTTCCGGCATTCCATGGCAAGCCTTTCAATATGCCGACCAAGATATCCGCTATACCGCGCCGGAAACTACGGAGCGATTGGCAGCCTTGGGCGTGCACTGTCCCCCCTTCACCGACTATCTCCCGATGTTGGTTCAGTATTTCAAAGATCACTTGCAAGATCAGGCACTGCGCCGCGGAAATTGGCGCGCTCTGCTGCGTCAATGA
- a CDS encoding SDR family oxidoreductase produces the protein MAAQCFAAVLAPQGINVYDLQPGIIATDMSSAAKEKYDRLIAEGLLLNERWGSPEDVGKAVVGLCAGYFDYSPGAVIEVGGGLGIQRL, from the coding sequence ATGGCGGCACAATGTTTCGCTGCAGTACTTGCACCACAAGGTATCAATGTCTACGATCTGCAGCCCGGTATCATCGCAACGGACATGAGCAGCGCCGCCAAAGAAAAGTATGACCGACTTATCGCCGAAGGATTGTTGTTAAACGAGCGTTGGGGCAGCCCCGAAGATGTGGGGAAGGCGGTGGTAGGCTTGTGTGCCGGATACTTTGATTACAGTCCCGGCGCTGTCATTGAAGTTGGCGGCGGACTGGGAATACAACGCTTATAG